The following is a genomic window from Deltaproteobacteria bacterium.
CACCAGCAATGGGATATCTTCGCGCCGATCCCGCAAAGGGGGTACGTGGATTCCGACGACGTTTAGGCGGTAATAGAGGTCTTCGCGAAAGCGGCCCCCCTCCACTTCGCTCTTCAGCTCCTTGTTGGTGGAGGCGATGATACGAATGTCAATGCGAACCGGCGTCCCGCTGCCGAGCGGCAGGACTTCCTTCTCTTCGATCGCCCGCAGCAGTTTGACTTGCAGGCCGAAGGGCAGATCACCGATCTCGTCCAAGAAGATCGTGCCGCCGCGGGCGCGCAGGAACAAGCCCTCTTGATTGCTCACCGCACCGGTAAAGGCGCCACGCAGGTGCCCGAACAGTTGACTCTCGAGTAAGCTTTCGGGGATTGCCCCGCAGTTCACCGGCAGGAACACCTTGTCGCGGCGGTCGCTGTGTCCGTGGATTGCGCGCGCCACCACCTCCTTGCCCACTCCACTCTCGCCGGTGATCAACACGGTGCTCTTGGTCGGCGCGACCTTGCGGATGAGGTCGACGATCTCGCGCATCGTGCCGCTCCGGCCGACGAGGTTCTGGTAATCGAACTGGCTCTCGACCGCGCGCCGCAGCATCTGCACCTCCCAGGCGAGGTGCTTGTACTCGAGCAGCCGTTTGACCTTGCCGAGCACGTCGGCGAAGATCAGCGGCTTCATGATGTAGTCCTGGGCGCCCTGCCGGAGCGCCTCGACGGCGGTCTCGATCGAGGCGTAGGCGGTAATCAGCACCACCAAGCTTTGGGGCGCGATCTCGCGGGTCCGGCACAGCACATCGATGCCGCTGGCCCCCGGCATCCGCAAATCCGCGATGATGAGATCGAATTCGGCTTCTCCGATCGCCTTGAGCGCGGCTTCGCCGTCTTGCGCTTCTACTACGGTGTAGCCTTCGTCGCGCAAGACCGCCCCGAGGCTCTCTCGGATCGCCGCCTCATCGTCTGCTACCAGTATCGTTCCGGGCACGTCGCCACTCCACCGCTTGGTGCGACATCATTCCCGGGTTGCCGCAGCCGAGTCAAGGCGATTGACGCAGCGCGGAGTCACCGGGCGTGCGACAAATCTGTGGGTAACGTGCAGCCGACCGGGCAAATCCT
Proteins encoded in this region:
- a CDS encoding sigma-54-dependent Fis family transcriptional regulator, giving the protein MPGTILVADDEAAIRESLGAVLRDEGYTVVEAQDGEAALKAIGEAEFDLIIADLRMPGASGIDVLCRTREIAPQSLVVLITAYASIETAVEALRQGAQDYIMKPLIFADVLGKVKRLLEYKHLAWEVQMLRRAVESQFDYQNLVGRSGTMREIVDLIRKVAPTKSTVLITGESGVGKEVVARAIHGHSDRRDKVFLPVNCGAIPESLLESQLFGHLRGAFTGAVSNQEGLFLRARGGTIFLDEIGDLPFGLQVKLLRAIEEKEVLPLGSGTPVRIDIRIIASTNKELKSEVEGGRFREDLYYRLNVVGIHVPPLRDRREDIPLLVEYLIRKHNQELKKNYKGVDNAAMKTLMALHWKGNIRELDNVLERAMILGGGDWITVSDLPRVLGTDEEMIPYAADNLKDAVKVYERTHIQTTLRKLNWDKKKAAEVLGLSLSSLYRKLEELDIGLQQ